The following are encoded together in the Chloroflexota bacterium genome:
- a CDS encoding type II toxin-antitoxin system MqsA family antitoxin has translation MKCVICKQGKTRPGMGTVILERGKTTVVIKKVPADICDNCGEA, from the coding sequence GTGAAGTGCGTGATCTGCAAGCAGGGGAAGACACGTCCCGGCATGGGAACGGTAATCCTTGAGCGCGGCAAGACGACCGTCGTCATCAAGAAGGTTCCCGCCGATATCTGCGACAACTGTGGCGAGGCCTAA